From a region of the Pectobacterium aquaticum genome:
- a CDS encoding FTR1 family iron permease: MSILQRTLLVLCWLLSCSVAVAATDYASFIQDIETRLDKTAQLYEQQKPDDARTEVQMAYFEVFENLEGPIRINISAQKSYQLEATFGEIRRMIGEGKPQDEVQARISWLKGELDAVLPVLSEGHKLVAQEQHGAYDNTDIAPYWQQSFKIIDDQLALAVTEYQVGDYKKASQSVQQAHYQGFKNSEMEMSVRQNRSAQQAASINQQFSALITLASQPDQLTDIAYRVTTLLQDIEDALPGLPTTRDSQQVTATSAANADTGAMPDANWAKVADDINQAIAAAIAQYRQGQVKPAIMAVQDTYFDLFEATGMENKIGSRDAAFKSTLEGYFTRLVSLMNAKQPAEQLQGQADALQQELAKAVTMLGDGGETHWSLLIYSLLIIVREGLEALLIVAAIVAYLVKNNQQDKLPLIRQSVYAALLCSVITAVIFQLVFTHSGASRELLEGITMLIAVEMLFFMSYWLLSKVEARQWKAYLEGKLSHSLSSGSMIGLWLTSFLAVYREGAETVLFYYALVGDASNMAGHLSILAGLVIGCVILLIAYFVMRYTIVKLPLKPFFMFTGCFMYLMAFVFAGKGVLELIEGKLFEPTLLTGVPEISGLGIYPYVETLIPQGVLVVAALIALWVMRRRALPSDKEGIRREFNTESNKSSK; this comes from the coding sequence ATGTCTATCTTGCAAAGAACGCTTCTCGTGTTGTGTTGGCTGTTGAGTTGTTCAGTGGCCGTTGCCGCGACCGATTACGCCTCATTTATTCAAGATATCGAAACTCGGCTGGATAAAACGGCTCAGCTCTATGAGCAGCAAAAGCCGGATGATGCCCGCACCGAAGTTCAGATGGCCTATTTCGAGGTGTTTGAAAACCTTGAAGGCCCTATCCGCATCAACATTTCTGCGCAAAAAAGCTATCAGTTGGAAGCGACCTTCGGTGAAATTCGCCGCATGATTGGCGAAGGCAAACCGCAGGACGAGGTGCAAGCGAGAATCTCTTGGCTGAAGGGCGAACTGGATGCCGTTCTGCCCGTGCTGTCGGAAGGGCACAAACTGGTCGCGCAGGAGCAGCACGGTGCCTATGACAACACCGACATTGCGCCGTACTGGCAGCAGAGTTTCAAAATCATCGATGATCAGCTCGCGCTAGCCGTGACGGAATATCAGGTCGGCGATTACAAAAAGGCCAGTCAGAGCGTGCAGCAGGCGCACTATCAGGGTTTTAAAAACTCTGAAATGGAGATGTCGGTCAGGCAGAATCGCTCGGCGCAGCAGGCGGCTTCCATTAATCAACAATTCTCCGCGCTGATTACGTTAGCCAGCCAGCCCGATCAACTGACGGATATCGCCTATCGGGTCACCACGTTGTTGCAGGATATCGAAGATGCTTTGCCGGGATTGCCAACAACGCGTGACAGCCAGCAGGTGACGGCGACATCTGCCGCGAACGCGGATACCGGTGCGATGCCGGATGCGAACTGGGCGAAAGTCGCCGACGATATCAATCAGGCCATTGCCGCTGCGATCGCGCAATACCGTCAAGGCCAGGTCAAGCCCGCCATCATGGCGGTGCAGGACACCTATTTCGATCTGTTTGAAGCGACTGGCATGGAGAACAAAATTGGTTCTCGCGATGCGGCATTCAAATCGACGCTCGAAGGCTATTTCACCCGTCTGGTGAGTTTGATGAACGCCAAACAGCCTGCGGAGCAACTGCAAGGGCAGGCCGACGCGCTGCAGCAGGAACTGGCGAAGGCCGTGACCATGCTGGGCGACGGTGGCGAAACCCACTGGAGCCTGTTGATATACAGCCTGCTGATTATTGTGCGCGAAGGTTTGGAAGCCTTGCTGATTGTGGCAGCGATCGTGGCCTATCTGGTGAAAAACAATCAGCAGGACAAGCTGCCGCTGATTCGCCAGTCGGTTTACGCCGCGCTGCTGTGTAGTGTGATTACCGCCGTCATTTTCCAACTTGTGTTCACCCATTCCGGTGCCAGCCGTGAGCTGCTGGAAGGCATTACGATGCTGATTGCCGTCGAGATGCTGTTCTTCATGAGCTACTGGCTGTTGTCCAAAGTGGAAGCGCGGCAATGGAAGGCTTATCTGGAAGGCAAACTGTCGCATTCGCTAAGCAGCGGTTCCATGATCGGCCTATGGCTAACCAGCTTTCTGGCTGTGTACCGCGAAGGTGCGGAGACGGTGCTGTTCTATTACGCGCTGGTCGGTGATGCCAGCAACATGGCGGGGCATCTCTCTATTCTGGCTGGGCTTGTCATCGGCTGTGTGATCCTGCTGATTGCCTACTTCGTGATGCGTTACACCATCGTCAAACTGCCGCTGAAGCCGTTCTTTATGTTTACCGGATGCTTTATGTACCTGATGGCGTTTGTGTTCGCGGGTAAAGGCGTGCTGGAACTGATCGAAGGCAAACTGTTTGAACCGACGTTGCTGACCGGCGTACCGGAAATCAGCGGGTTGGGGATTTATCCTTATGTTGAGACGCTGATTCCACAGGGTGTGCTGGTGGTCGCGGCGCTAATCGCCTTATGGGTGATGCGGCGCAGGGCGCTGCCATCTGATAAAGAAGGCATTCGACGTGAATTTAATACTGAAAGCAATAAGAGCAGCAAATAA
- a CDS encoding CitMHS family transporter, protein MLTILGFSMVICFMYLIMTKRMSALIALILVPTLFALAAGFYQGLGTMMLDGIKTLAPTGVMLTFSILYFGIMIDAGLFDPLVRFILRLVKGDPLKVLVGTAVLTLMVALDGDSTTTYMIAIAAFLPLYQRLGMNVLGLTCLVNIASGVMNLSPWGGPTARAAAALRVDALDVFLPMLPAIILASLTLVGVAVFLGLQERKRLGIIDVSNFQNTSINLGNGSDEESDANRRPNMFWPNFILTTLLLVFLVIGILPIQVLFMLGFAIAVMLNYPKLEEQKARIGSHAANVLAVTSLIFAAGIFTGILSGTGMVDAMAKSLLQVIPESFGPYLAVFTALISLPFTFLMSNDAFYFGILPVIAQTAVNYGITPEEIARASIVGQPFHLLSPLVPSLYLLVSLAKVDIGDHQRFAIKWAIFVSLSLLVGGIVFGAFPFYHQ, encoded by the coding sequence GTGCTCACTATTCTCGGTTTCTCTATGGTCATCTGCTTTATGTACCTGATCATGACCAAGCGGATGTCTGCGCTGATCGCGCTGATTCTTGTCCCTACGCTGTTTGCACTGGCAGCGGGTTTCTATCAGGGGCTGGGAACGATGATGCTGGATGGCATCAAAACACTGGCACCAACCGGCGTTATGCTGACGTTTTCTATTCTCTACTTCGGTATCATGATCGATGCAGGGCTGTTCGATCCGCTGGTACGCTTCATTCTCCGGCTGGTTAAAGGCGACCCGCTGAAAGTGTTGGTCGGCACCGCCGTATTAACCTTGATGGTAGCGCTGGACGGCGACAGTACCACGACCTATATGATCGCGATTGCTGCATTCCTGCCGCTCTATCAGCGGTTGGGAATGAACGTACTGGGGTTAACCTGTCTGGTTAACATTGCCAGCGGCGTGATGAACCTTTCCCCGTGGGGCGGCCCCACCGCGCGTGCCGCCGCCGCATTACGTGTTGATGCACTGGACGTTTTCCTTCCGATGCTCCCAGCGATTATTTTAGCCAGCCTGACACTGGTCGGCGTGGCCGTGTTCCTGGGTCTACAGGAGCGTAAACGGCTGGGGATCATTGATGTCAGCAACTTCCAGAATACGTCGATCAATCTGGGCAACGGCAGCGATGAAGAAAGCGACGCCAATCGCCGCCCTAACATGTTCTGGCCGAACTTTATCCTCACCACCCTGCTGCTAGTGTTTCTGGTGATTGGTATTCTGCCAATTCAGGTGCTGTTTATGCTCGGTTTCGCTATCGCCGTCATGCTCAACTATCCCAAGCTGGAGGAGCAAAAAGCACGGATTGGTTCACACGCGGCTAACGTGTTAGCGGTAACATCACTGATTTTTGCCGCTGGGATTTTTACCGGGATTTTATCCGGTACAGGTATGGTGGATGCCATGGCGAAGAGCCTGTTGCAGGTGATACCCGAAAGCTTCGGCCCGTATCTTGCGGTATTCACTGCGCTCATTAGCCTGCCGTTTACTTTTTTGATGTCCAACGATGCGTTCTATTTCGGAATCTTACCCGTTATCGCCCAGACGGCGGTCAATTATGGTATTACTCCAGAGGAGATCGCCCGCGCGTCGATTGTCGGCCAGCCGTTCCACCTGCTCAGCCCGCTGGTACCGTCGCTCTACCTGCTGGTCAGTCTGGCAAAAGTGGACATCGGCGATCACCAACGCTTTGCAATCAAATGGGCGATTTTTGTCAGCCTGTCACTGCTGGTCGGTGGTATTGTCTTCGGCGCGTTTCCGTTCTATCACCAGTAA
- the fdhF gene encoding formate dehydrogenase subunit alpha, whose product MQKVLTVCPYCGSGCKINLLVENGKVVGAEGANGVTNEGELCLKGYYGWDFLNDTKILTPRLKQPLIRRQKGAPFEAVSWDEAIDFASSRLKAIKEKYGAESIMHTGSSRGPGNETNYVMQKFARAVTGNNNVDCCARLCHGPSVAGLQVTLGNGAMSNSICEIEKTDCILIFGYNAADSHPIVARRILKAKARGAKIIVCDPRHIETARIADLWLPLKNGSNMALVNAFANVLINEGHYDKAYVARHTEGFEEFSKTVAKYTPEYVADITGLSPKLIRDAMRIYAAAPSATILWGMGVTQWGQGVDVVKGLSGLALLTGNLGRPNVGVGPVRGQNNVQGACDMGALPNMFPGYQNVTDKAVLAKFANAWGVPALSDKIGYSLTDLPHKIKEGKIRANYVMGEDPLQTEPDLSMLRDAFNELDLLIVQDIFMTKTAAIADVILPATSWGEHEGVYTAADRGFQRFYKAVEPQGDVKPDWEIISLMATALGYPMHYNNTQEIWDELRALCPLYYGATYEKMAGLGYVPWPCPTEDSPGTPWLYAGNHFDRPGGKGLLLTAEWRPPMELVDEDYPLVLCTVREVGHYSCRSMTGNCTALQTLADEPGYVQVSPYDAERLGIHDQQLAWISSRRGKVISRVAVSERINKGAVYMTYQWWIGACNELTLDHLDPVSKTPEYKHCAVKLEAIDDQQAAENYVQQEYSQLKDRLRSTAENVS is encoded by the coding sequence ATGCAGAAAGTGCTTACCGTCTGCCCGTATTGCGGGTCAGGCTGCAAAATTAACCTGCTGGTAGAGAACGGCAAAGTGGTTGGTGCAGAAGGCGCAAACGGCGTCACAAATGAAGGTGAGCTGTGCCTGAAAGGCTATTACGGCTGGGATTTTCTTAACGACACGAAAATTCTGACGCCGCGTTTAAAGCAGCCGCTGATTCGACGCCAAAAAGGCGCACCCTTTGAGGCCGTATCCTGGGATGAAGCTATCGACTTCGCCAGCTCGCGATTAAAAGCCATTAAAGAGAAGTACGGTGCCGAGTCGATTATGCACACCGGCTCGTCACGCGGTCCCGGTAATGAAACCAATTACGTGATGCAGAAATTTGCCCGGGCGGTCACCGGGAATAATAACGTCGACTGCTGCGCCCGACTCTGCCACGGTCCTTCGGTTGCTGGGCTACAGGTTACGCTGGGCAACGGCGCAATGAGTAACTCTATCTGCGAAATCGAAAAAACCGACTGCATCCTGATTTTTGGCTACAACGCCGCAGACTCACACCCCATCGTGGCGCGTCGAATCCTGAAAGCGAAAGCGCGCGGGGCAAAAATCATCGTGTGCGATCCGCGCCATATTGAAACCGCCCGCATCGCCGATCTGTGGCTGCCATTGAAAAATGGCTCCAACATGGCACTGGTCAACGCGTTCGCTAACGTGCTGATCAACGAAGGCCACTACGATAAAGCATACGTCGCTCGCCATACCGAGGGCTTCGAAGAATTCAGCAAGACCGTCGCGAAATACACGCCGGAGTATGTCGCCGACATCACCGGACTGTCGCCGAAATTGATTCGCGACGCGATGCGGATCTATGCCGCTGCGCCGTCCGCCACCATTCTCTGGGGAATGGGCGTGACACAGTGGGGCCAAGGCGTTGATGTGGTCAAAGGGCTGTCCGGCCTGGCATTGCTGACCGGGAATCTGGGGCGTCCGAACGTTGGCGTCGGGCCGGTGCGGGGGCAAAACAATGTGCAGGGTGCCTGCGACATGGGTGCGCTGCCCAATATGTTCCCCGGTTATCAAAACGTCACGGATAAAGCGGTGCTGGCGAAATTTGCCAATGCCTGGGGCGTACCTGCACTCTCCGACAAAATCGGCTACTCGCTGACCGATCTCCCGCACAAGATAAAAGAAGGGAAGATCCGAGCCAATTACGTGATGGGCGAAGATCCGCTGCAAACCGAGCCGGATCTGTCAATGCTGCGCGATGCGTTCAACGAGCTGGACTTGCTGATCGTACAGGACATCTTCATGACCAAAACCGCTGCGATTGCCGATGTGATTTTACCCGCAACCTCCTGGGGTGAGCACGAAGGGGTCTATACCGCCGCCGACCGAGGATTCCAGCGCTTTTATAAGGCCGTGGAGCCGCAGGGCGATGTGAAACCCGACTGGGAAATCATCAGCTTGATGGCTACAGCACTCGGCTATCCGATGCACTATAACAACACGCAGGAGATCTGGGACGAGCTGCGAGCACTCTGCCCGCTGTATTACGGCGCAACTTACGAGAAAATGGCGGGACTGGGTTATGTGCCGTGGCCGTGCCCGACTGAAGACAGCCCCGGCACGCCGTGGCTGTACGCCGGTAATCACTTCGATCGTCCCGGCGGAAAAGGCTTACTGCTCACGGCCGAGTGGCGACCGCCGATGGAGCTGGTGGATGAGGATTACCCGCTGGTCTTGTGCACCGTGCGCGAAGTTGGCCATTACTCCTGCCGTTCCATGACGGGTAACTGCACCGCATTACAAACGCTGGCGGATGAGCCGGGCTACGTGCAGGTTAGCCCCTATGACGCCGAACGTTTAGGCATCCACGACCAGCAGCTCGCTTGGATCTCGTCACGACGCGGCAAGGTGATCTCTCGCGTTGCCGTCAGCGAGCGCATCAATAAAGGTGCCGTCTACATGACCTACCAGTGGTGGATCGGTGCCTGCAATGAACTGACGCTGGATCATCTCGACCCAGTATCCAAAACGCCGGAATACAAACACTGCGCCGTTAAACTGGAAGCCATCGACGATCAGCAGGCAGCCGAGAACTATGTACAGCAGGAATACAGCCAGTTGAAAGATCGGCTGCGCAGCACCGCAGAAAACGTCAGTTAA